The following are encoded in a window of Halalkalicoccus jeotgali B3 genomic DNA:
- a CDS encoding pyridoxamine 5'-phosphate oxidase family protein, translating into MDDAELEVFLESQRTLYIATVSENGWPHVAPVGFARLDNGHFYVLTHPSQRKSRNIFYDNRVGLTADAGESYTSLRGMFVHGYATVVTDDQKRPELENAWVERFYDGEIPDVVKKVYSKRDGWIWFDVEPVHTVTWDNRKLDPERLVDEDAPDGMPFSYGLPDDIGAATPDDK; encoded by the coding sequence ATGGACGATGCGGAATTGGAGGTATTCCTTGAAAGCCAGCGTACTCTGTATATAGCGACCGTTTCGGAAAACGGATGGCCCCACGTCGCGCCAGTGGGCTTCGCCCGACTAGACAACGGACACTTCTACGTTCTCACGCATCCAAGCCAGCGGAAAAGTAGGAACATCTTCTATGATAACCGAGTAGGCCTCACAGCTGATGCAGGCGAGAGCTACACTTCACTTAGGGGCATGTTCGTCCACGGCTATGCCACAGTCGTTACCGACGACCAGAAGCGCCCAGAACTTGAGAACGCATGGGTCGAACGTTTCTATGATGGCGAGATCCCCGACGTGGTCAAGAAGGTCTACTCGAAACGCGACGGCTGGATCTGGTTCGACGTTGAGCCGGTCCATACCGTCACTTGGGACAATCGGAAACTTGACCCTGAACGCTTGGTCGACGAGGACGCTCCCGATGGGATGCCGTTCAGCTATGGGCTGCCGGATGACATAGGCGCAGCGACGCCCGATGACAAGTGA
- a CDS encoding amidase, whose amino-acid sequence MDAEQRIEMLIDEFGLTADEETKAAALRYANELATYADRWNCPPNKQASVSRGHWADDEYNALLDVYDEPRQRRTEGPLSGLSFVLKDNIAVKGLRMTCGSKILETVPTIDATALNRLLDAGGSVVGKANMDAFAFGPGGLWSERGRVRNPIDADRIPGGTSSGCGVAVAAGLADVGLGSDTGGSVRSPAACCGVVGIKPTHGLVSRYGFVENVPSADTIGPLARDVETAARVLEAIRGPDVHDPKTSAINVVPLNRNIESFDSLQIGVLELEPHDISAPVTEAIAELAADLDAESGVSVGSVNLDMEDIEEAYSIISGAEFAWLLRQSFAQRGGVPTPPEMISLVDGEALNDHIIGRLLPGAYLDALTDGRAYALAQEQVVAFKHTLKTYFERFDVLLTPTLRTLPPKPEQLRDSEGGFNYTIAKQFSLAETPAVSVPFTERDGLPVSAQLLAPQFEDRTAITAARLVERLSA is encoded by the coding sequence ATGGATGCCGAGCAACGTATTGAGATGCTCATCGACGAGTTCGGTCTCACGGCTGACGAGGAGACGAAAGCCGCGGCGCTGCGCTACGCTAACGAGTTGGCGACCTACGCTGACCGGTGGAACTGCCCCCCCAACAAGCAAGCGAGCGTCTCGCGTGGCCACTGGGCTGATGACGAGTACAACGCTCTCCTCGACGTGTATGACGAACCGCGCCAGCGACGCACAGAAGGTCCACTTTCAGGGCTATCGTTCGTCCTGAAGGATAACATCGCCGTCAAGGGGCTGCGAATGACTTGCGGATCGAAGATACTCGAGACCGTTCCAACCATCGACGCGACGGCTCTCAATCGACTACTTGACGCCGGCGGCAGCGTCGTCGGAAAGGCCAACATGGACGCCTTCGCATTCGGTCCCGGCGGCCTCTGGAGTGAGCGCGGCCGAGTGCGGAATCCAATAGACGCCGATCGAATTCCGGGTGGCACCTCCAGCGGCTGTGGCGTCGCCGTTGCCGCCGGGCTGGCCGACGTCGGCCTCGGATCCGACACCGGTGGTAGCGTCCGGTCACCGGCGGCCTGCTGTGGCGTCGTCGGTATCAAACCCACACACGGTCTCGTATCCCGGTACGGCTTCGTCGAGAATGTACCATCAGCAGACACCATCGGACCGCTGGCACGTGACGTGGAAACCGCCGCCCGTGTTCTCGAAGCGATTCGCGGTCCTGACGTTCACGACCCGAAGACGAGCGCCATCAACGTGGTTCCACTCAACCGCAACATCGAATCGTTCGACTCACTCCAGATCGGCGTCCTCGAACTCGAGCCGCACGACATCTCAGCACCGGTTACCGAGGCGATAGCCGAACTCGCGGCCGATCTCGACGCCGAATCAGGCGTGTCGGTGGGGTCGGTCAACCTCGATATGGAGGACATTGAGGAGGCCTACTCGATCATCTCGGGTGCGGAGTTCGCGTGGCTCCTCCGGCAGTCCTTCGCCCAACGTGGTGGGGTTCCCACCCCACCGGAGATGATTTCCCTCGTCGACGGCGAGGCGCTCAACGACCACATCATCGGGCGTCTCCTTCCCGGCGCGTACCTAGATGCGCTCACCGACGGCCGGGCTTACGCCCTCGCACAGGAGCAGGTCGTCGCCTTCAAGCACACACTTAAGACGTACTTCGAACGCTTCGACGTCCTGCTCACGCCGACGCTACGGACACTTCCTCCAAAACCTGAGCAGCTGCGCGACTCCGAGGGGGGCTTCAACTACACGATCGCCAAACAGTTCAGTCTCGCGGAGACTCCGGCGGTGTCGGTGCCCTTCACAGAACGTGATGGCCTTCCGGTGAGCGCCCAACTGCTCGCACCGCAGTTCGAGGACCGGACGGCCATTACGGCCGCGCGACTCGTCGAGCGACTCTCTGCATAG
- a CDS encoding MFS transporter yields MVNTATVGQRVRAVWDDSRSRTLLAISGGWFLSMGVRLTYPVLLPFLRGTYDLSLTAAGFLLSLLWMAYAVGQLPGGILADKFGERRILTISTIISSIAIAFVAAATSTWVLFVSTTLFGLGTALYGVSRFTALSEIYPNKDGSAIGVTMAAGEAGNVVMPAIAGVVAVVAWQLSFGIAIPLFVLVGVSLWLFVPEQTADDDSAVDSVSLESARYVLAEISRPSILLVGLLQILGYSIWQAFTGFYPTYLIEVKGFSSSVAAGLFALFFAVGILVQPLSGNAYDRIGLNRILPLLMGLTALGMFFVSFVESFWAVVVITITLSSLLGQATVTLSYITSALPRDMRGTGLGAIRTVYMGLGAASPILFGAFADRGFFDEGFAVLSIVAATVCVLSLRFPHR; encoded by the coding sequence GTGGTCAATACAGCAACAGTCGGACAGAGAGTACGTGCCGTCTGGGACGACAGTCGGAGTCGGACGCTCCTCGCGATCTCCGGCGGGTGGTTTCTCTCGATGGGTGTCCGACTCACCTACCCAGTGCTGTTGCCATTCCTCCGGGGGACCTATGATCTCAGCCTCACCGCTGCTGGGTTCCTATTGAGCCTGTTGTGGATGGCCTACGCCGTTGGACAACTTCCGGGCGGTATTCTCGCTGACAAATTCGGCGAGCGCCGAATTCTTACCATCAGTACAATCATCTCGTCGATTGCCATCGCTTTCGTTGCGGCGGCTACCTCGACGTGGGTGCTATTCGTCTCGACGACACTATTCGGACTCGGAACCGCTCTCTACGGCGTCTCTCGATTTACCGCCCTTTCGGAGATATACCCTAACAAGGACGGGTCCGCCATCGGTGTGACGATGGCTGCCGGGGAAGCCGGTAATGTCGTCATGCCGGCTATCGCGGGCGTTGTTGCCGTCGTCGCATGGCAACTCAGCTTCGGTATCGCCATCCCCCTGTTCGTCCTCGTTGGTGTCAGCCTCTGGCTGTTCGTCCCAGAGCAAACGGCCGACGACGACAGTGCCGTCGACAGCGTCTCGCTGGAGTCGGCCCGCTACGTCCTCGCGGAAATATCACGGCCGTCGATTCTCCTCGTCGGGCTGCTGCAAATTCTCGGATACAGCATCTGGCAGGCCTTTACCGGCTTCTACCCGACGTATCTCATAGAGGTCAAGGGTTTCTCCTCGTCGGTCGCGGCGGGGCTGTTCGCGCTGTTTTTCGCCGTCGGTATCCTCGTTCAACCGCTTTCAGGTAATGCCTACGACCGAATAGGACTCAACCGAATCCTCCCACTCCTCATGGGACTGACTGCCCTCGGCATGTTCTTCGTATCGTTCGTGGAGTCCTTCTGGGCCGTCGTTGTCATCACCATCACGTTAAGCAGTTTACTCGGGCAGGCGACGGTGACGCTATCTTACATCACATCGGCGCTGCCACGCGACATGCGAGGGACAGGACTGGGTGCGATCCGAACGGTCTACATGGGGTTGGGCGCAGCGAGTCCGATACTATTCGGTGCCTTCGCTGATCGCGGGTTCTTTGACGAGGGATTTGCCGTGCTGTCCATCGTTGCTGCAACCGTCTGCGTTCTCAGCCTGCGCTTTCCGCACCGGTAG
- a CDS encoding alcohol dehydrogenase catalytic domain-containing protein: MRAVRYHEAGAPSVLELEAVDRPTPKGDELLVAVRAASINPTDAKRRQWGPKHLPKTTGSDFAGVVESVGDHVTAFESGDRVCGTGLHTDRFQQGSFQEYVTVPTDIVAMLPDSVSFKRGAAAALAGVTAWRALVDHAGLEPAETCFVHGGTGGVGHLAVQLSAALSTDTITTVGTEEAERAATEFGADTVLRYDDPELQESVDQPVDVIVDHRIDEYLGFDIGISAFGGRIVQYAGEDGDFEGAREGRSKNLSLHMMNMSNLASRSDTTNISEPLSSVLELVARGVINPQIHQNYSLDEAAEMHRAILEDSFIGKLVVTV; encoded by the coding sequence ATGCGAGCAGTCCGATACCACGAAGCCGGCGCCCCATCAGTGCTGGAACTCGAAGCCGTTGATCGTCCAACGCCAAAGGGCGACGAACTGCTAGTCGCCGTCCGGGCAGCCAGCATCAACCCGACCGATGCAAAGCGGCGGCAGTGGGGACCGAAACATCTCCCGAAGACAACCGGTTCAGACTTCGCCGGTGTCGTCGAATCGGTCGGCGACCATGTGACTGCGTTCGAATCCGGCGATCGAGTGTGTGGTACCGGCCTCCACACAGACCGCTTCCAGCAGGGCTCCTTCCAAGAGTACGTCACAGTACCGACCGACATCGTCGCGATGCTACCTGATTCGGTGTCATTCAAGCGGGGGGCCGCGGCTGCACTCGCTGGCGTGACGGCGTGGCGAGCGCTAGTTGACCATGCCGGGCTGGAACCTGCCGAGACTTGCTTTGTTCACGGCGGTACCGGCGGCGTCGGCCACCTTGCAGTTCAGTTGTCGGCAGCGCTCAGTACGGACACGATAACGACGGTCGGCACCGAAGAAGCCGAACGCGCCGCCACTGAATTCGGCGCTGACACCGTTCTCAGATATGATGACCCCGAACTCCAAGAGTCAGTCGACCAACCAGTAGACGTGATCGTCGATCATCGTATCGACGAGTATCTCGGCTTTGACATCGGCATCTCGGCCTTCGGCGGTCGAATCGTCCAGTATGCTGGTGAAGACGGCGATTTCGAGGGTGCACGTGAAGGGCGGAGCAAGAATCTTTCTCTTCATATGATGAATATGTCGAATCTCGCCTCCCGTTCCGACACAACGAATATCTCGGAACCCCTGTCGTCAGTGCTCGAACTTGTTGCTCGGGGTGTGATCAACCCGCAAATCCATCAAAATTATAGTCTTGATGAAGCTGCCGAAATGCACCGAGCGATCCTAGAGGACAGTTTTATAGGGAAGCTGGTCGTGACGGTCTGA
- a CDS encoding malate dehydrogenase yields the protein MDVVVIGGGGTVGSTVAYTLSVQIPATNVTLVDTDIDAAEGHAIDIRHSMCHATYGLGRPDFASEPLGSVHVAEPSPSVVSESDCLVVTASAPRPKDGDARGGRLTFLERNLEIVDNIAAWLNEADPTPVIVVSNPVDRITHRLWRQTGWPRQRFLGYSLSETARIADEIARQTDASPREVYCPILGEHGEHIVPIFSRATVSGEPVNFSESERDDIVEYVRDVPYDVLKLRGAQDSSRWVTARGVASVVQRLDDDCADALVCLSTPLEGEYGFKDVSLSVPVRLDKDGVANIVEWSLVEEERTALEDAYRVVRTST from the coding sequence ATGGACGTTGTCGTCATTGGTGGCGGTGGCACCGTTGGATCCACTGTCGCCTACACACTATCTGTACAGATCCCCGCGACGAACGTGACGCTCGTTGATACCGACATCGATGCGGCGGAGGGACACGCAATTGATATTCGACACTCAATGTGTCACGCCACCTACGGACTCGGTAGACCCGATTTCGCCTCGGAGCCTCTGGGATCTGTCCACGTCGCCGAACCCTCGCCATCAGTCGTCTCAGAAAGCGATTGTCTTGTCGTAACAGCGAGTGCGCCACGGCCAAAAGACGGAGATGCGCGTGGTGGCCGACTCACGTTTCTCGAACGAAATCTCGAAATAGTCGACAACATTGCCGCATGGCTCAACGAGGCTGATCCAACGCCTGTCATCGTCGTCTCCAACCCCGTTGACCGAATCACGCACCGTCTCTGGCGCCAAACCGGATGGCCGCGACAACGGTTCCTCGGCTACTCGCTGTCGGAAACGGCCCGCATCGCTGACGAAATCGCCCGACAAACCGACGCCTCTCCGCGAGAGGTGTACTGTCCGATTCTGGGCGAACACGGTGAACACATTGTCCCCATTTTCTCCCGGGCGACAGTCAGCGGCGAGCCCGTCAATTTCTCGGAAAGCGAACGGGATGACATTGTGGAGTACGTCCGCGACGTGCCCTACGATGTGTTAAAACTCCGTGGCGCTCAAGACTCCTCGCGCTGGGTCACGGCCCGCGGCGTCGCCAGTGTGGTCCAGCGACTCGATGACGACTGCGCCGACGCATTAGTGTGTCTGTCGACACCATTGGAGGGCGAATACGGCTTTAAGGATGTTTCGCTGAGTGTGCCAGTCCGACTCGACAAAGACGGCGTCGCAAATATCGTCGAGTGGTCGCTCGTCGAGGAGGAGCGCACGGCCCTCGAGGACGCCTATCGAGTTGTCCGGACCAGCACATAG
- a CDS encoding CaiB/BaiF CoA transferase family protein, producing the protein MTKQEALPLSDISVIELGNIVSAPFASLLLADLGADVVKIERPGVGDLMRSAGESGEAVVNALNRNKRSLALDLQSDRGRKAYHDLASEADVVIENLGPGVADRLKIGYDDLKARNTDLVYLSIKGFHSGPYGDRPGMDMVAESMSGLAAMTGNPGGGPVRVGTSIADIGSAMYGVIGVLTALRERDRTGKGQLVDATLFESAAQWMGYWMTFADMTGQDHPPLGTSHPAFSLYDIFETTDSDRWVFVGVTSDRHWPAFCEAVDRPDLLADRRFETPESRFEHESELVSIAREELTGWNREELVDALLAEGVPAAPVNKPSELLNDEHLEESGMIITFGGYHNGMEKRLRTVKTPLSGDRIATEQRLDTPRLGEHSREVVAASGYDEAEIDDLLEEGVIELPAER; encoded by the coding sequence ATGACGAAACAAGAAGCGTTACCACTCTCTGACATCTCGGTTATCGAGTTAGGGAACATTGTCTCCGCACCGTTTGCTAGCCTCCTCCTCGCAGATCTGGGTGCCGACGTCGTGAAGATCGAGCGTCCCGGTGTTGGTGACCTGATGCGCAGCGCAGGCGAAAGCGGTGAAGCCGTGGTCAACGCCCTCAACCGTAACAAACGCTCACTCGCACTCGACTTGCAGAGCGATCGTGGCCGTAAGGCGTATCACGACCTCGCAAGCGAGGCCGATGTGGTGATCGAGAACCTTGGTCCGGGTGTCGCAGACCGGCTCAAAATCGGCTACGATGACCTCAAAGCGCGAAACACCGATCTCGTATATCTCTCTATCAAAGGGTTCCATTCCGGCCCTTACGGCGACCGCCCTGGGATGGACATGGTCGCCGAATCAATGTCGGGACTTGCCGCGATGACGGGTAATCCAGGTGGTGGCCCAGTCCGTGTCGGCACCTCGATCGCCGATATCGGATCGGCAATGTACGGTGTTATTGGTGTTCTCACGGCCCTCCGAGAACGAGACCGAACCGGCAAAGGACAGCTGGTCGACGCTACACTGTTCGAGTCGGCGGCTCAGTGGATGGGGTACTGGATGACGTTTGCCGACATGACTGGCCAGGACCACCCGCCGCTGGGCACCTCACATCCTGCGTTCTCCCTTTACGACATTTTTGAGACGACTGACTCCGACCGGTGGGTCTTCGTCGGCGTCACCTCCGACAGACACTGGCCGGCGTTCTGTGAGGCGGTGGACAGGCCTGACTTGCTCGCAGACAGACGTTTCGAGACTCCAGAATCTCGATTTGAACACGAATCAGAACTGGTCTCTATCGCCCGCGAAGAACTCACAGGATGGAATCGCGAGGAACTAGTCGATGCACTGCTCGCAGAGGGTGTCCCCGCGGCGCCCGTGAACAAACCCTCAGAACTTCTCAATGATGAACATCTCGAAGAATCAGGAATGATCATCACCTTCGGTGGCTACCATAATGGGATGGAAAAGCGTCTTCGGACAGTGAAGACACCGCTGTCGGGTGACCGAATCGCCACGGAACAACGACTTGACACGCCACGACTCGGTGAACACAGTCGAGAAGTGGTGGCGGCCTCCGGCTACGACGAGGCAGAGATCGACGATCTCCTCGAAGAGGGAGTCATCGAACTACCTGCTGAACGCTAA
- a CDS encoding carboxymuconolactone decarboxylase family protein, with protein MVRVPLLEQSELPSDYQHLLSEDAMGEINLLCAMANNPDILQSYMRYGTTLWQNSGLNGDDLERCILSIARTLDAAYEWNQHVPIARNLGVSDADIEAITIENFDYFDDRRAALLRYVQAVAKGDVDNETYAALAEHVDKATIVGATQLATHYLATARFLDALEIPLEGEFVGWTPNEN; from the coding sequence ATGGTTCGCGTGCCACTGCTCGAACAGTCGGAACTCCCTAGCGACTATCAGCACCTTCTCAGTGAGGACGCAATGGGGGAAATAAACCTCCTCTGCGCGATGGCGAACAACCCCGACATACTTCAATCGTACATGCGCTACGGAACGACCCTCTGGCAGAACAGCGGCCTTAATGGGGACGATCTCGAGCGCTGTATCCTCTCGATCGCCCGCACCCTCGACGCCGCCTACGAGTGGAACCAACACGTTCCCATCGCACGGAACCTCGGGGTCTCCGATGCCGACATTGAGGCGATTACCATAGAGAACTTTGATTACTTCGACGACCGACGGGCCGCACTCTTGCGGTACGTCCAAGCTGTCGCCAAGGGCGATGTCGACAACGAGACCTACGCCGCACTAGCAGAACACGTCGATAAGGCGACCATTGTTGGGGCGACACAGCTCGCCACGCACTATCTGGCGACGGCACGGTTCCTTGACGCTCTCGAAATCCCGCTTGAGGGCGAATTCGTCGGCTGGACGCCCAATGAGAACTGA
- a CDS encoding fumarylacetoacetate hydrolase family protein: MKYVRFRDPAGAVRRGTWINNEEIRFGGESYKETDVDVLAPCEPSKIVCVGLNYLEHAKELGKEPPDRPRLFFKPPNTVADHNTRVMLPAGKKRLEYEAELAVVIGKQCRHVEENKVMEVVEGYTCMNDISNRDDQQIEQNYVRAKGFDGAAPLGPVVTTPDNVPDDAFVRTRVNGEQKQDGKLTDLIFSVPELVAEITTYMTLEAGDIVSTGTPKGVGPLADGDEVEVEIEGIGTLQHSVQIP; the protein is encoded by the coding sequence ATGAAGTACGTCAGATTTCGTGACCCAGCGGGAGCCGTACGCCGTGGGACGTGGATTAACAATGAAGAGATTCGCTTCGGCGGAGAGAGTTACAAGGAAACCGATGTGGATGTATTAGCACCGTGTGAACCGTCGAAAATCGTCTGCGTCGGACTAAATTACTTAGAACACGCTAAAGAACTTGGAAAAGAACCACCAGACCGTCCTCGTCTGTTCTTCAAACCGCCGAACACGGTCGCGGACCATAACACGAGGGTGATGCTACCCGCTGGCAAGAAACGACTAGAATACGAGGCGGAACTTGCCGTCGTCATTGGAAAACAGTGTCGACACGTAGAGGAGAACAAGGTAATGGAGGTCGTCGAAGGGTACACATGTATGAACGATATCTCCAACCGCGACGATCAACAAATCGAACAGAACTACGTCCGAGCGAAGGGGTTCGACGGCGCTGCACCCCTTGGTCCGGTAGTGACAACGCCCGACAACGTGCCGGACGACGCTTTTGTCCGTACTCGAGTGAACGGAGAACAAAAGCAGGATGGGAAACTGACGGATCTTATCTTCTCTGTACCAGAACTCGTAGCTGAAATCACGACCTATATGACGCTTGAAGCGGGCGATATCGTCTCGACGGGAACACCGAAGGGTGTGGGACCGCTGGCTGACGGCGACGAAGTCGAAGTCGAAATCGAGGGTATCGGAACGCTACAGCATTCGGTCCAAATCCCATAA
- a CDS encoding Cdc6/Cdc18 family protein: MVLFERSEEIFQDENVLHDDYQPQSLEEREEEVERFTAYLQPVINGSQPRHVFLYGKTGVGKTAVTKYLLQHLEQDATQYDDLQVQSVYLNCEDLTSSYRIAVSLVNDLRAPNNQISRTGYPLNAVYDMLWEKLDEIGGTILVVLDEVDYIGDDDSILYQLPRARSNGKIENARIGIIGISNDFKFREKLDPRVEDTLCERELHFPPYDAEDLRNILQKRAELAFDDNVLNGDVIPLCAAFAAQDKGSARQGLDLLLEAGDLARRRSDQQVTEPHVREAKQLLEKQRIEESMKELTSHGHLTLLAVVSSTVSDPSSVPLQKQSIYEQYCDLSHATDQDPLGGRAFHNHLAELSMLGILDRRKRNEGRGGGIYYEYEIDVSMKAAISTLEHLHLSTELGLESLRENAKKQELM; encoded by the coding sequence ATGGTCCTCTTCGAGCGGTCTGAGGAAATCTTCCAGGACGAAAACGTCCTGCATGATGACTATCAGCCACAGTCGCTCGAAGAACGGGAGGAGGAAGTCGAGCGGTTTACGGCGTACTTACAACCGGTTATCAACGGCTCTCAGCCCCGGCACGTATTTCTCTACGGAAAAACAGGGGTTGGTAAAACTGCAGTTACAAAGTATCTTCTCCAACATCTTGAACAGGACGCTACTCAATATGATGACTTGCAAGTTCAGTCCGTATATCTAAACTGTGAGGATCTTACGAGTAGCTATCGCATTGCTGTTTCTCTTGTTAACGATCTTCGTGCACCGAATAATCAGATCAGTCGAACTGGATATCCCCTGAATGCTGTCTACGATATGCTCTGGGAGAAACTCGACGAGATCGGCGGCACTATTCTGGTTGTACTTGATGAGGTCGATTACATTGGTGATGACGATAGCATCCTCTACCAGCTTCCCCGTGCCCGGAGTAACGGAAAGATCGAGAACGCTCGTATCGGAATCATCGGCATCAGTAACGATTTCAAATTTCGCGAGAAGCTCGACCCGCGTGTTGAAGACACACTTTGTGAACGCGAGCTCCACTTTCCTCCATATGATGCGGAAGACCTCCGCAATATCCTGCAAAAGCGCGCTGAGCTGGCATTCGACGATAACGTACTCAATGGTGATGTTATTCCTCTCTGTGCTGCATTCGCTGCGCAAGATAAAGGAAGTGCCCGTCAAGGGCTAGATCTGCTTCTTGAAGCAGGTGATCTAGCACGTCGGCGTAGTGACCAACAGGTCACAGAACCTCATGTTCGTGAAGCAAAGCAGCTGCTTGAAAAGCAGCGAATAGAAGAAAGTATGAAAGAACTCACTTCTCATGGTCACCTCACTCTCCTTGCAGTAGTTTCCTCTACTGTGAGCGATCCATCTTCTGTTCCATTACAGAAACAGTCAATCTACGAGCAGTATTGTGATCTCTCCCACGCTACTGATCAAGATCCTCTCGGTGGGCGTGCTTTCCATAATCACTTAGCTGAACTCTCGATGCTTGGAATTCTCGATCGGAGAAAACGCAATGAAGGACGTGGTGGCGGTATCTACTACGAATACGAGATTGACGTATCGATGAAAGCCGCGATTTCCACATTGGAGCATCTTCATTTGAGTACTGAACTCGGTTTAGAGTCATTACGCGAAAATGCAAAAAAACAGGAATTAATGTGA
- a CDS encoding TRAM domain-containing protein, which produces MVSIPDRLHALITSRPTETAGHMQIEIPKELVEQGTVAPGEVYQIAVLPTKTKDAADDTSSSPAEGPEPPVNEGEIRTVTIDTLGDQGDGITRIERGYVVIVPDAEPDEEVTVEIDTVQSNVAFASVVERSK; this is translated from the coding sequence ATGGTTTCAATTCCAGATCGTCTTCACGCGCTTATCACGTCTCGCCCGACCGAGACAGCGGGACACATGCAGATCGAGATTCCAAAAGAGCTAGTCGAGCAAGGGACGGTTGCTCCAGGAGAAGTCTATCAAATCGCCGTGCTTCCTACAAAGACTAAGGACGCAGCAGACGACACATCTTCCTCTCCGGCAGAGGGTCCGGAGCCACCAGTCAACGAGGGTGAGATCCGAACAGTGACGATCGATACGCTCGGCGATCAGGGAGATGGAATTACTCGTATCGAACGGGGATACGTAGTAATCGTCCCGGATGCCGAACCCGATGAGGAGGTGACCGTTGAAATCGATACCGTCCAGTCGAACGTCGCCTTTGCGAGCGTCGTCGAACGAAGCAAATAG
- a CDS encoding PadR family transcriptional regulator: MYDLTGFQRDLLYVISGLDDPHGLAIKAELETYYEKEIHHGRLYPNLDTLVDKGLIEKSELDRRTNLYALTARGQREIDARREWEQQYLQDTLSAA, encoded by the coding sequence ATGTACGACCTCACTGGCTTCCAGCGGGATCTACTCTACGTCATTAGTGGACTAGACGATCCACATGGACTTGCAATCAAAGCTGAACTCGAAACGTACTATGAGAAAGAGATCCATCACGGGCGGCTCTACCCTAACCTCGATACGCTTGTCGATAAAGGGCTCATCGAGAAATCAGAGCTTGATCGCCGGACGAACCTCTATGCACTCACGGCCCGTGGGCAGCGAGAAATTGATGCTCGTCGAGAGTGGGAACAGCAGTACCTCCAGGACACACTGAGCGCGGCCTAA
- a CDS encoding helix-turn-helix transcriptional regulator, with protein sequence MQQPTTIEEFQAALTDDRYRILEVLAEHDELRSSEIRDRAEIPEGSKHYQLSMLDSWDLITPVGTQYVGEHETGIPAIIYTLTDEGHALLEDD encoded by the coding sequence ATGCAACAACCGACAACCATTGAGGAATTTCAGGCTGCGCTGACAGACGATCGCTATCGGATCCTCGAAGTGCTTGCTGAACACGACGAACTCCGTTCAAGTGAGATTCGTGATCGGGCCGAGATCCCGGAGGGAAGCAAACACTATCAGCTCTCGATGCTTGACTCGTGGGACCTCATTACGCCAGTTGGCACCCAGTACGTTGGCGAACATGAGACCGGGATTCCAGCGATTATCTACACGCTGACTGACGAGGGGCACGCACTTCTTGAGGACGACTGA
- a CDS encoding DUF7344 domain-containing protein, translating to MTSSSPPSDSAVLSPLSLDTVLELLANQRRRFALYSLLTADGSSVEFEPLIEDVATLEAALTEDALTRERYQDVAADLYQWHLPVLDDVGIIDYDPRQDLIRVFEDSCLRKWTLRVQQDEFL from the coding sequence ATGACTTCGTCTTCGCCACCCTCGGATTCTGCGGTACTCTCGCCGCTGTCACTGGATACGGTCTTGGAACTCTTAGCCAACCAACGCAGGCGGTTTGCACTCTACTCACTGCTCACTGCCGATGGTTCGTCCGTCGAATTCGAGCCACTGATTGAGGACGTTGCGACGCTTGAGGCAGCGCTCACGGAGGACGCGCTCACTCGCGAGCGGTATCAGGACGTTGCAGCGGATCTCTACCAGTGGCATCTCCCAGTGCTTGACGACGTAGGTATCATCGACTATGACCCCCGGCAGGACCTCATACGCGTGTTTGAGGATTCATGTCTTCGCAAATGGACACTCCGTGTGCAGCAGGACGAATTCTTGTAG